Below is a window of Pochonia chlamydosporia 170 chromosome 7, whole genome shotgun sequence DNA.
TCCGTGCCTCCCGGCATTAACAAACAAATCCCAACCGTCCATGCTGTAAAGGAGTCAAGTGCTACGCCTTGCCACTTGCCATATCAtccttgacaactttggcaatCCTgctctgcagcttcttcacctccaCGCTGGCCTTGCGAGGGTTTTTGGCTTCAAAAATGGCATCAAGCTCTTCCAGAGTTACACCTTTTGTCTCTACAAAGAAAAAGTATATAAATGCCGCCTCTAATGCATCCCATCCGACGAAGAACACATAGAACCAGTATTGAATCTGCATCCAAGACTTGTCAGCTTCCCAGTACTCGAAGGCAAACCAAGATATAGGCTGCGCTACTTACATGAGATAGAGCAATTGGTCCGGCAAAGGTGTTGACAAACCCAGCAGCGCCAGAGGTTATCTTGAACACCCCCATGGCCTTTGCCCGCATAACATTGCTCACAACTTCCGCGGGGTAGATGGGCTGCATCGGAGTATACCCAGTTGCGAAAACTGCTCCAAAAAGGAAGATAAAGACGATGCTGACAGTGGAGGCGGTCTGATTTCCATATTCTGTGTAACCTGCCGCGCTGCCGGCTACAATAGCCAGACATACAGCCATGATACAAGTGGTGGAGATGAGCATCTTTCGGCGGCCCACGATGTCGTGCAGGCGCGATCCGGCGGTTGCAAATATCCAGCCAACGAGGGCGTAAACAATGTTGAGGATAAGCTGCGTGTCTGTGTTGGTCACGCCGATACCCTTGAGCATGATTGGCAGGTAATACGATACGATGCTAAATGAGGGCGTTAGACAATGTTGTGACTCCTTTAAACTGCCTTTTTTGAACGACTCACTTGTTACCGCTGAATTGTCCAAACCACGAAAACGTCATATTGAGCATCATACGGTACCGTCTTGCTCGTGAGTTGAAGAGTATGCGGAGGTCGAAGAATTCTCTCCAGGTCAGGCATTCACCTTCCAGCGAGTCactcatctccttcatctgcAGTGCAACTAAGGGATGATCATCTTGACCGTTGGTGTGATACGTCGAGATGACTTTTCTGGCCTCCTCGTGTCGATCCTTGGCGACTAGCCTAGACGATGTTAATACACTGAATAGTCTTCACCCGCGACATAAGCTCGGACTTACCAGCGCGGAGACTCGGGGAAGAATTTGATGAGTATGACAACGATCCCTGGACAAACCATCTGTAGCCAGAGAGGAACTCTCCAATCCAGGTTCCCGCTGCCACCAACGTGCTTATGGCACGCGTATACAGCTGATGTAGCAAGTACAGAGCCCTATCACAAAATGTCCTATCAGAATGATAATCTTATAAGCTATGGTCATGGTTTGGCCTACCACATAGTAAAACGTGTTGTACAGTCCCGCGATAGTGCCTCGATAAGCGGCTGGTGTGATTTCGACCAGATACAGTGGCGCCGAGGAAGTGGCCCAGGTAGCAAAAAACGAGAGCAAAAATCGACCGCCAATCAACATTGGAAGGCTTGTCGATAGAGATGTCACTATTGTACCTATGCAGACGCCGagacagccaaagaagatgtGCCATGTTCTGCCATACCAATCTGACATCCAGATGAACAATGCCCCTGACATTTGGCCAACCTTCACCTTTTGTCAGCATTCGTGCCTAGTTGACTCTTACAGATATGATCTTATAACTTACTTGGAAAATGGAAAACACAATACCAGTGCTGGCATTCCCAGTGTCTGGCAGCTCAAAGTAGGAAGTATAGCTCGGCAGGGCATTGATGGAGCCCATTAATGAACCGTCGTAACCTGAATAAATTAGCTCCTCCATACTGTAGCAGGTTTTTGCGTTCGTCGTACCTGTCATTGTAGAGCATAAAAATATGGTTGAAGCGAGAAGATAAAGTTTGATGTATCCAGGCCCCTTCACATCAGGTTTATTCGCAGCCATAATCGCGGCATATGTCTCAGGATTCGGGTTTACACTCTCGACTTCATCGAGGCCGAGCCGTTCTTTGGTGTCTGCcatggtggccatgatgcttTCCAACGAAAGTTGTACAAAGGTGATGTCTTGGAGCTAGTGACAGGTTGAACAAGAGTACCGCAATGATAATCTGTGCGTCGTGTTGGAATATGGAGACTGAGACCGTACAACAAGTCAACGGCCAACCCGGGGTCTGATTGGAGTTTCTCTACTTCATATAAGCCAAAGCATCAGCGTAGTGTCTGGGAGCCGGTCTTCACTTTGCGGGGCCCCGGAAACATCAACCAGCTTGCAGTTTAACGACGTGGAGAAGACGCAATAGCCTCTTCATTTGTGGGGGTGAACGGGTATTGATCTTGCCAACATTGGTCTTCCTCGAATAGGCTCCCTGGATTGACGTTGCATTAGTGTATTTTCGGTAATAAGCATACTCATCTTACTTGCGAGAATGACGCAAATCCCCCACGGTGGCGTTAGCTTGAATAAACGGTGGTTTATATCGCCGCCTAAAACAACGAAGAAATACCATCATTACAACCTCCAAGCGACAAAGCGGCAAATGAGACTTAAATCGGTAAATGAACTGAAGAGGGAAGTGTACTTGGTTCGTTCGTGAGAAGATTGGAATTCACACAGACAGACTGTTCCCATGTCACATGTAAGTCTTTCAGAGCTGGGGAGAATGCCTTTGCAAACAAGGAATCATTTGCCGGTCATGGCTTTCAATCCTCCAATTTAATTATGTCTCCAGTTCTCTGGCTATTGATTCAAACTTATTTCGATTGACTACGAGCATCCGCAATGGCAACAAGTCTCCCAAGATCGAGATTCCTCCAACATGAACTGTATTCCTTTTACGCTGGTTCGACTTTGGCTAACCTGATTCTAATAATAATTAAAGTGAACTGATAAACATGAGTTCTTAAATATTCTCTCCTACAATTAGTCATGTTAATGTACGGTGGGTGGTCCATCTTGGGGCCGAAATCACCAATCATACCCATTGGGCGGTTATTCGAACCAGTTTTAGCTGATATTTATCCCCAGAGTATCAGAATTTCTTTGGACAGTACACAATTTTCATTTCTTTGTAGTAAGCACTATTAGTACAGGAATTTTGTACCATAGTTTAAGATACAATGGACTTTTAGCTAGTCACCTAATGTTAGTGAATGACTACGACTTTCTAGGCAAAACCCAGGTCGTGAGTCCTGTCGCAATAACCTGACCATGCCAAGTCTTATCCTCAGACTCCGTCTTCAACTCGACCCACATGTCTTGGTTGAACCTGTTCTCAATCACTACGGTTCTCGTACCATCAGGGTTGATCGAAGCCACAGCTTGAATTCCCATTGCGCTGGAGTCTAGGTGAGATCCCGTACTGTTGACGATGTGGCCACCCCGAGCGATGAATTTGCTATACTGCCCAATGAGGTAGTAATCCACCTCCTTAGTCCATGATCCAGTTTTGGGATCTACCGTGATTAGTCCAGTACAGATGTGACATGGCACACTACCTGCAAGAGCAGGACCTCCCTCTGTCCACGTCCCAAGTGCCCATGCCATGATGCCATTGGCCCAGTTTTGAAGAGGCTGCATCGTGAATGTAGAGGTGAATATCCAATCTGAGTGTCCCCTTGCGGTGTAACACTCTGTCATGTACTGATCAAGGTGGGGGAACTTGTCATGGAAACGAGTCAAAGGATCCCAGTGCCCTGGTTCAGTGTTGCCCTCATAGCAATGCCAAGCAGATGCCGAAACAAAGTCAGAGGCTACTCGTGCCACAGTTTCAGGATACTCGTAATCTCCTTCACAGTATAAAGTCAGAAAGTCTGTGTCTTTGTTGTCAAGATGCACTAAATAAGTCTCACCAGTGTTGTGATCAAACGCCCAGATCTCAGTCTGGAGCCTCGATTTCCGTAGCATCGGCCCGACATGATCACGAATCAAGTATGCAGACTCGTTGCCACCAATATACATACTAGGCATTCCGGCTTTATTTGCCAGTGGCTCATTTTGAAGGGTAATTGCATCCACATGAACACCGGCCTTTGCGTACGCTTCAATATACTTGACGAAATATCGAGCGAAGGCGTCGGCGTAACGATGGTCCAAGCTGTTGTTGACTTCCGAGCCCATGATGACTCCATCAAGCTGCATCCATCCTGGTGGAGACCATGGTGATCCCAGAAGCACCATTTCAGGTTGTATGTGCTTCATTTGCCGCAACATACGGGTCATGTTCTTGCCATATTGTCCGATGCTGAAGTGCGACAGGTTGGGATCGGGCTTCCCGTCATTGTCGTCATAGGAGTATGCTGGATCAAGGCTCAGATCTGATGAGGCGATAGTATGCCTCATTAAACTTAAATTTATGCCCTCGGCCGTCATCAAATCTCTCATGACTGTCTCGTAGTCACGAGAAGAGAGCCTATCGAATGCAATGACTGTTCCATCCGTGACGGAAGCTCCGAACCCTTTTACCACCTGCTTACGGCCGGAATGTTCATTGATGCTAAATTTCCATGGATTATTTCCATTGGTAGGTCCACCTCCGAGGACCGGTGGTTCAAATTTGGATAGCTTGTAAGTGCCGTTGGCCGAAGTAGCCCAAGCCTGGGCTTTGGGATTGCAGGGTCGTGATGACTTGGTCGCCTCGGCcacaaaggagaagaaaacGAGAGCAAGAAGTTTCATTGTGTTAGCAAGTACGTTTTTAGACGGGATCTGTAGAAATTATTCAAATCATCACCCCATGTTCTGCTGTTAGTAAGTGCCCCAAGTGCGCTGTGGTGGCTTTATACACCCAAGATCGAAAGTTGGAGTATCGAAATTCCTTCCCAGCCGGCTGAACATATTACCGGTTGTAATAGCCGAAGTTAACTATTTAGTTGCATCGGCTACTGATATACCCCGCGTTGACTTAGGATAGGATAAAAAACGAGaattgatggtgttgtccaCAGTCAAGGGGTGTAAGTCCG
It encodes the following:
- a CDS encoding sugar transporter (similar to Aspergillus flavus NRRL3357 XP_002372913.1); translation: MADTKERLGLDEVESVNPNPETYAAIMAANKPDVKGPGYIKLYLLASTIFLCSTMTGYDGSLMGSINALPSYTSYFELPDTGNASTGIVFSIFQVGQMSGALFIWMSDWYGRTWHIFFGCLGVCIGTIVTSLSTSLPMLIGGRFLLSFFATWATSSAPLYLVEITPAAYRGTIAGLYNTFYYVGSVLATSAVYACHKHVGGSGNLDWRVPLWLQMVCPGIVVILIKFFPESPRWLVAKDRHEEARKVISTYHTNGQDDHPLVALQMKEMSDSLEGECLTWREFFDLRILFNSRARRYRMMLNMTFSWFGQFSGNNIVSYYLPIMLKGIGVTNTDTQLILNIVYALVGWIFATAGSRLHDIVGRRKMLISTTCIMAVCLAIVAGSAAGYTEYGNQTASTVSIVFIFLFGAVFATGYTPMQPIYPAEVVSNVMRAKAMGVFKITSGAAGFVNTFAGPIALSHIQYWFYVFFVGWDALEAAFIYFFFVETKGVTLEELDAIFEAKNPRKASVEVKKLQSRIAKVVKDDMASGKA
- a CDS encoding glycoside hydrolase family 30 (similar to Trichoderma reesei QM6a XP_006969347.1): MKLLALVFFSFVAEATKSSRPCNPKAQAWATSANGTYKLSKFEPPVLGGGPTNGNNPWKFSINEHSGRKQVVKGFGASVTDGTVIAFDRLSSRDYETVMRDLMTAEGINLSLMRHTIASSDLSLDPAYSYDDNDGKPDPNLSHFSIGQYGKNMTRMLRQMKHIQPEMVLLGSPWSPPGWMQLDGVIMGSEVNNSLDHRYADAFARYFVKYIEAYAKAGVHVDAITLQNEPLANKAGMPSMYIGGNESAYLIRDHVGPMLRKSRLQTEIWAFDHNTGETYLVHLDNKDTDFLTLYCEGDYEYPETVARVASDFVSASAWHCYEGNTEPGHWDPLTRFHDKFPHLDQYMTECYTARGHSDWIFTSTFTMQPLQNWANGIMAWALGTWTEGGPALAGSVPCHICTGLITVDPKTGSWTKEVDYYLIGQYSKFIARGGHIVNSTGSHLDSSAMGIQAVASINPDGTRTVVIENRFNQDMWVELKTESEDKTWHGQVIATGLTTWVLPRKS